The proteins below are encoded in one region of Pirellulales bacterium:
- a CDS encoding aldehyde dehydrogenase family protein, with protein MSIATSAALYQERTGQVTSREVIDRCLDDLAQAKGRWRETPLAKRIELAQACLDGAVVATDRWVTEACRAKGIEPGTPLEGEEMAAGPLATVRYLTLLIRSLRDIERTGEVKLPGKIDTTKTGQLRVQVFPTRGLYDSVLFAGFRADVWMQPGVTRENLAKHSACYVRPESAPAGIALVLGAGNVSSIAPTDAFSKLFQEGKVVLLKMNPVNEYLGGIFAQAFVPLIEAGFLRIIYGGADVGTYSVEHELVDEVHITGSIFSHETIVWGPPGPDRERRKAEGAARLQKRITSELGNVTPWIVVPGTYSARELTFQAENVAAMITNNASFNCIATKMVVTSRSWPQRQQFLDKIDAVLARIPRRRAYYPGAEERFTRFTGRKPEPGPQGTLPWTLVRDVTLDREPHYFEEESFVCVCAETALDVASAEEFVDRVGDFVNDRLWGNLGAGVMVHPKFRRQPGNEERFQDLIARLRFGTVGINHWPAISYALMCTPWGGFPEGTLEDPKSGLGWVHNTYLLDAAQKTVIEGPLTMMPKPFWFPTHKTANILARKTVDLTYRPAWWKLPGLMLPALRG; from the coding sequence ATGAGCATTGCAACGTCCGCAGCTCTCTATCAGGAACGGACGGGCCAGGTCACCTCGCGCGAGGTCATCGATCGCTGCCTGGATGATTTGGCACAGGCCAAAGGGCGCTGGCGCGAGACTCCGTTAGCCAAGCGCATCGAGCTGGCGCAGGCCTGCCTGGACGGTGCCGTGGTGGCCACGGACCGTTGGGTGACTGAAGCATGCCGTGCCAAAGGGATCGAGCCGGGAACGCCGCTTGAGGGAGAGGAAATGGCGGCCGGCCCATTGGCCACGGTCCGCTACCTGACCTTGTTGATCCGCTCACTGCGTGACATTGAGCGCACAGGCGAAGTAAAGCTGCCTGGCAAGATCGACACGACGAAGACCGGCCAGCTGCGCGTGCAGGTATTTCCCACCCGCGGTTTGTACGACTCGGTATTGTTTGCCGGCTTTCGTGCTGACGTCTGGATGCAGCCGGGCGTGACGCGTGAGAATCTCGCCAAGCACTCTGCCTGTTATGTTCGACCGGAATCGGCGCCGGCGGGCATCGCCCTGGTCCTGGGCGCCGGCAACGTCAGCAGCATTGCGCCGACCGACGCCTTCAGCAAGCTGTTTCAAGAAGGCAAAGTGGTGCTGTTGAAAATGAACCCGGTAAACGAATACCTGGGGGGCATCTTTGCCCAGGCGTTCGTCCCGCTGATCGAGGCCGGGTTCTTGCGCATCATTTACGGTGGCGCCGATGTCGGAACCTATTCGGTCGAGCATGAGCTGGTGGACGAAGTGCATATCACGGGTTCGATTTTTTCCCACGAGACGATCGTGTGGGGACCACCGGGCCCGGATCGCGAGCGGCGCAAGGCCGAAGGTGCGGCGCGCTTGCAAAAGCGAATCACGAGCGAGTTGGGGAACGTCACGCCGTGGATTGTCGTCCCCGGGACGTACAGCGCCCGGGAGCTGACGTTTCAGGCTGAAAACGTCGCGGCGATGATCACCAACAACGCCTCGTTCAATTGCATCGCGACGAAGATGGTGGTCACGAGTCGCAGTTGGCCGCAACGGCAACAGTTTCTCGACAAGATCGACGCTGTACTCGCGCGGATTCCTCGTCGTCGCGCTTATTATCCCGGCGCAGAGGAACGCTTCACGCGTTTCACGGGTCGCAAGCCTGAACCGGGTCCACAGGGGACGCTTCCCTGGACGCTGGTGCGCGACGTGACGCTGGATCGCGAGCCGCACTATTTCGAAGAAGAATCGTTCGTGTGTGTTTGCGCCGAGACGGCGCTTGACGTGGCTTCGGCCGAGGAGTTCGTCGATCGCGTCGGTGATTTCGTTAACGATCGCTTGTGGGGGAATCTGGGCGCCGGTGTAATGGTCCACCCAAAATTTCGCCGGCAGCCCGGGAATGAGGAGCGGTTTCAGGATTTGATCGCACGCCTGCGCTTCGGCACGGTCGGCATCAATCATTGGCCGGCCATCAGCTATGCCTTGATGTGTACCCCCTGGGGCGGGTTCCCCGAAGGGACTCTGGAAGATCCGAAAAGCGGTCTAGGCTGGGTCCATAACACATACCTGCTCGACGCGGCACAAAAAACCGTGATCGAGGGGCCGCTGACGATGATGCCGAAGCCATTCTGGTTCCCAACGCACAAGACGGCAAATATCCTGGCGCGAAAGACGGTTGATCTAACCTACCGGCCCGCCTGGTGGAAGCTGCCCGGCCTGATGCTGCCGGCATTGCGAGGCTAG
- the glgX gene encoding glycogen debranching protein GlgX: MPLSHPTLQFTHPLPYGAIPIDGGVQFVVFSRSATAMRLMLYDNVEDPEPADIIHYDAESDRWGDIWSIFVPGIAPGQLYHLQADGPFDPREGHRFDGRARLIDPYARALAGNFLPCPDGIVRPPKCVVIDDTFDWQGDRHLRRSLADTVIYEMHVGGFTASSTSGVDHPGSYLGVIEKIPYLKSLGVTAVELMPVHDYPTNNCFGGTDDRPNYWGYDPLAFFSPHRGYASSPEPGAQVVEFKQMVRALHQAGIEVILDVVFNHTAEGNEHGPTLSFKGLENRVYYMLENGGTYYRNYSGCGNTVNGNHPIVRELIFLCLRHWVLNYHVDGFRFDLASVLSRDRNGELLPNPPLVETIAEDPLLSDTKIIAEAWDAAGAYQVGSFANLRWAEWNGRYRDDIRRFWRGDRGTLGDFATRLSGSADLYAPSRQPYHSINFITSHDGFTLNDLVTYKFKHNEANGEGNRDGDNNSLSDNYGVEGPTNKRIIERIRSRQIRNFLATLFLSQGVPMLVFGDECRRTQHGNNNAYCQDNDISWFDWDLVAHNVDLVRFSQALIAFRKRQTTLRRSSFLKGEPQGPGTPPDVSWFSASGGPVDWTSDEMSLTCLLAAPPATSEEESPRHILLLSHAGSLPCEFSIPWLARRYRWNLFINTAADSPGDVFPNLDGPEVRNDRKITLIDHSLVCFVSGP; encoded by the coding sequence ATGCCCCTTTCGCATCCGACTCTGCAGTTCACTCACCCGCTCCCGTATGGGGCGATCCCGATCGACGGCGGTGTCCAGTTCGTGGTTTTCAGTCGTTCAGCCACGGCCATGCGGTTGATGTTGTACGACAACGTCGAAGATCCCGAGCCCGCGGATATCATTCACTACGACGCCGAGAGTGATCGTTGGGGAGACATCTGGAGCATCTTCGTTCCGGGGATCGCGCCGGGACAGCTCTACCATTTGCAGGCCGACGGTCCGTTCGATCCGCGCGAGGGGCATCGCTTCGACGGCCGGGCGCGATTGATCGACCCCTATGCTCGGGCGCTGGCTGGCAACTTTCTGCCTTGTCCGGACGGGATCGTGCGTCCACCGAAGTGCGTCGTGATCGACGACACGTTCGATTGGCAGGGGGATCGCCACCTGCGACGCAGCCTGGCCGATACCGTGATCTACGAGATGCACGTGGGGGGCTTTACCGCTTCCAGCACCAGTGGCGTCGACCATCCGGGTTCGTACCTAGGAGTGATTGAGAAGATCCCGTATTTGAAGTCGTTGGGCGTGACGGCCGTCGAGTTGATGCCGGTCCACGACTATCCGACGAACAACTGCTTCGGCGGAACGGACGATCGCCCGAACTACTGGGGCTACGATCCGCTCGCTTTTTTCTCGCCACACCGCGGCTATGCTTCGAGCCCGGAACCGGGGGCGCAGGTCGTCGAGTTCAAGCAGATGGTGCGAGCACTGCACCAGGCCGGCATCGAAGTGATTTTGGACGTCGTCTTTAATCACACGGCCGAAGGAAACGAGCATGGGCCGACGCTGAGCTTCAAGGGTTTGGAGAATCGCGTCTACTACATGCTCGAAAACGGCGGCACGTATTATCGTAACTACTCAGGTTGCGGTAACACGGTGAATGGTAATCATCCCATTGTCCGCGAGTTGATCTTCCTTTGCCTGCGGCATTGGGTTCTGAATTATCACGTCGACGGATTCCGCTTCGATCTGGCGAGCGTGTTAAGCCGCGACCGTAACGGTGAGTTGCTGCCGAATCCGCCGTTGGTCGAGACGATTGCCGAAGACCCGCTGTTGTCCGATACGAAAATCATCGCCGAGGCCTGGGACGCGGCGGGCGCCTATCAGGTCGGCTCGTTCGCCAACCTGCGCTGGGCCGAGTGGAACGGTCGTTATCGCGATGATATTCGCCGGTTTTGGCGCGGTGACCGCGGGACGCTAGGGGATTTTGCCACGCGATTGTCAGGATCGGCCGATCTGTATGCCCCCAGCCGGCAGCCGTATCACAGCATCAACTTCATCACGTCGCACGACGGGTTCACGTTGAACGACCTGGTGACGTATAAGTTCAAGCACAATGAGGCCAACGGCGAAGGCAACCGGGACGGCGATAACAACAGCCTGAGCGACAATTACGGCGTCGAGGGCCCGACGAACAAGCGCATCATCGAGCGAATCCGCTCGCGCCAGATTCGCAACTTCCTAGCTACCTTGTTCCTCAGCCAGGGCGTGCCGATGCTCGTGTTCGGCGATGAATGCCGGCGGACGCAGCATGGCAACAACAACGCGTACTGTCAGGACAACGATATCTCGTGGTTTGATTGGGACTTAGTCGCGCACAATGTCGACTTGGTGCGTTTTTCGCAAGCCTTGATCGCGTTTCGCAAACGCCAGACGACGTTGCGTCGCTCGAGCTTCCTGAAAGGGGAGCCGCAGGGGCCCGGTACGCCTCCCGACGTTAGTTGGTTTAGTGCCTCGGGCGGGCCCGTCGATTGGACGAGTGACGAGATGAGTCTGACCTGCCTTTTGGCAGCGCCGCCAGCCACGAGCGAGGAGGAATCACCTCGGCATATCTTGCTGCTGAGCCATGCCGGTTCGCTGCCGTGCGAGTTTTCGATTCCGTGGCTCGCACGCCGTTACCGCTGGAACCTGTTCATCAATACGGCCGCCGACAGCCCGGGCGACGTATTCCCCAATCTGGACGGGCCCGAGGTGAGAAACGATCGAAAGATCACGCTGATCGACCATTCGTTGGTGTGCTTCGTCTCGGGGCCGTAG
- a CDS encoding cytochrome c translates to MRLYPTRLVMLVICAPLAVLVGVVLAGDPPAPPPLSKVMPATDLIAQVDLCLTGCREALADAPSYMEKSRQVARDAHTLAALALVLAKHDQDHRLTASSPDLLAASRQLAKAKDYEAAKTAFAAVESAAQGKSTGAAAAPQWEKVAGLGQLMKQVTFVNNRLKRNMRRFDERKDDNARDAAVLAAIAQAANYDTHEVKDPADIDKWYQLCGEMRDAAGDVNAQIHAGDKAKAEAALANLGKSCETCHETFRVRTSP, encoded by the coding sequence TTGCGATTATATCCCACAAGGTTGGTAATGCTGGTCATTTGCGCGCCGCTGGCCGTCTTGGTGGGAGTGGTCCTGGCCGGTGATCCTCCGGCTCCGCCACCGTTGTCGAAGGTGATGCCGGCGACCGATTTGATCGCGCAGGTTGATCTCTGCTTGACGGGCTGTCGCGAAGCGCTGGCCGATGCGCCGTCGTACATGGAAAAGTCGCGGCAGGTCGCGCGCGACGCGCACACGCTCGCGGCGCTAGCGCTTGTGCTTGCGAAGCACGATCAGGATCATCGCCTGACGGCCAGCTCGCCGGATTTACTGGCGGCGTCGAGACAGCTTGCCAAAGCCAAGGACTACGAAGCTGCGAAGACCGCGTTCGCCGCGGTCGAAAGCGCCGCACAAGGCAAGTCCACTGGCGCTGCCGCCGCACCTCAGTGGGAAAAAGTCGCAGGCCTGGGGCAGTTGATGAAGCAAGTCACATTCGTGAACAACCGCTTGAAACGAAATATGCGACGCTTCGACGAGAGAAAAGATGACAATGCTCGCGATGCGGCCGTTTTGGCGGCCATTGCCCAGGCCGCAAACTATGACACGCACGAAGTCAAGGATCCGGCCGACATTGATAAGTGGTATCAATTGTGCGGCGAGATGCGCGACGCGGCAGGCGATGTGAATGCGCAAATCCATGCGGGCGATAAAGCCAAGGCCGAAGCAGCGCTCGCTAACCTCGGAAAAAGCTGCGAAACTTGCCATGAAACGTTTCGAGTCCGAACGTCGCCCTGA
- the purM gene encoding phosphoribosylformylglycinamidine cyclo-ligase encodes MAKTTYKDAGLDLELYAQAMARLPGLMARTQSPRVLPLPGGFAGLFQLDFASPLFARKYVDPVLVSCTDGVGTKLKVAMMAGHHSTVGIDLVAMSVNDALCCGAEPLFFLDYVAMSKDDPALLEQIVTGITVGCLASDCALLGGETAIMPDLYAPGDYDLAGFCVGVVERHRVIDGRAIAAGDVVLGLPSSGLHSNGFSLVRKVVFEKAGLGVDDYVEELSSTVGDALLTPTRIYVQPIRKILAHYKVKGVVHGIAHITGGGLLENLSRVLPEGVTAVIKRDSWPVPPVFPWLARLGDVEADEMARVFNMGLGLVLVVSSFYADSIAQQLADQGLECFTIGHIASSERGAVWA; translated from the coding sequence ATGGCCAAGACGACTTACAAGGACGCAGGTCTCGACCTGGAGTTGTACGCGCAGGCGATGGCCCGACTGCCAGGCCTGATGGCGCGAACACAGTCGCCGCGCGTGCTCCCCTTGCCGGGCGGATTCGCCGGCCTGTTTCAGCTCGATTTCGCCAGCCCTCTCTTCGCCCGCAAGTACGTCGACCCCGTGCTGGTCTCCTGCACCGATGGAGTGGGCACCAAGTTAAAGGTGGCCATGATGGCCGGCCACCACAGCACCGTTGGCATCGACCTGGTCGCAATGAGCGTCAACGACGCACTCTGCTGCGGAGCGGAGCCGTTGTTCTTCCTCGACTACGTGGCGATGTCGAAAGATGATCCGGCGCTATTGGAGCAGATTGTCACCGGCATCACGGTCGGCTGCCTGGCCAGCGACTGTGCCCTGTTGGGGGGCGAAACCGCAATCATGCCCGACCTTTACGCTCCGGGCGATTACGACCTGGCCGGCTTTTGCGTCGGCGTGGTCGAACGGCATCGCGTCATCGACGGCCGTGCGATCGCAGCCGGCGACGTCGTGCTGGGCCTTCCTTCGAGTGGTCTGCACTCGAATGGATTTAGCCTGGTGCGCAAAGTGGTCTTCGAGAAGGCCGGCTTGGGAGTCGACGATTACGTCGAAGAATTGTCCAGCACCGTGGGCGATGCGTTGCTGACACCAACGCGCATTTACGTGCAGCCGATCCGCAAGATCCTCGCGCACTACAAAGTTAAAGGGGTCGTACACGGCATCGCACATATCACCGGTGGTGGGCTGCTCGAGAATCTGTCGCGTGTCCTGCCCGAGGGTGTAACGGCCGTCATCAAGCGCGACAGTTGGCCGGTGCCGCCGGTATTTCCCTGGCTAGCGCGGCTGGGTGACGTCGAAGCCGACGAAATGGCGCGCGTCTTCAACATGGGGCTAGGGCTGGTGTTGGTCGTTAGCTCATTCTACGCCGACAGCATCGCGCAGCAGCTCGCGGACCAGGGTCTGGAGTGCTTCACGATCGGCCACATCGCGAGTAGCGAACGCGGCGCCGTGTGGGCGTAG
- a CDS encoding thioredoxin family protein, with translation MRAARWVVLGLPLLAAVMVHPAFAQLDLGALNPSGKAAPAGNAGPVTVTARIAPASDSGPAQLVVTADVAPGWHIYSLTQKPGGPVKSKITVEPSTDVKLAGEFKSATAPDIHPEPAFDNLPVEAHEGRVVWTAPLELSSGADAAKLSITGKLGFQACDAKSCMPPKSLPFTAAPVEAAQAVSAEAASAPGDAGVYKPKNAHVVLQGYLEPKVVAPGEKARLVITAEPAEGYHVYALAARDPQNISKPTLIVFQETAGWQASPPVAQGKLVEKPSPVTPGEKERYYEQPVTWMISLAIPRDAKPGIAKLSGLIGLQTCKADQCDMPHGVQFEVEVPIEAQSIAGKLPLVFRPAKSYKQAADAAAAISTATVESPAGPGDAFNLEEIEANTEQADTSLFVMLGAALLGGLILNCMPCVLPVIGLKLLGFVEQSHQSRHSIFLLNVWFTLGLMSVFAVLASLAVFLNMGWGEQFTKPWFTIGMSGLVFAMALSFLGVWEIPIPGFVGSGTAGQLATQEGAVGAFAKGVFTTLLATPCSGPFLGPLFGLLLRQPPAVIYAIFLCVGLGMASPYLLIGAFPRLIHFLPKPGVWMDTFKQAMAFVLLGTVVFLFMSIKPDYLVPTFALLIGIWLGCWWAGRTPLTAELGQKVVAWGVGAGMATFVGLFAFNWLVPGDDVLPWQPFSQEALVQLSTEGKTVFVDFTAEWCLTCKTNERVAINTRAVRELVEEYQIVPLKADWTDGSAEIKEMLHLLGRNSIPVYAIFPASQPNKPIVFSDLVTQGEVLEKLREAGPSRGTEERTALKTSR, from the coding sequence ATGAGAGCAGCCCGTTGGGTTGTGCTGGGACTGCCGCTGCTTGCTGCCGTGATGGTCCATCCGGCATTCGCCCAATTGGATCTGGGGGCGCTGAATCCGTCCGGCAAGGCGGCCCCTGCGGGCAACGCTGGTCCGGTCACGGTCACGGCGCGGATTGCCCCGGCAAGTGATAGTGGGCCTGCTCAACTGGTGGTGACTGCCGATGTCGCGCCCGGCTGGCACATCTACTCTTTGACCCAAAAGCCGGGCGGCCCGGTAAAGAGCAAGATCACGGTCGAGCCGAGCACGGACGTCAAGCTGGCCGGCGAGTTCAAGTCGGCCACGGCGCCCGATATTCATCCGGAGCCAGCGTTCGACAACCTGCCGGTAGAAGCGCATGAAGGGCGCGTCGTCTGGACGGCACCGCTGGAACTATCGTCGGGGGCCGACGCAGCCAAGCTTTCCATCACAGGCAAGCTCGGCTTCCAGGCGTGCGATGCCAAGAGCTGCATGCCCCCCAAGTCGCTTCCGTTCACGGCCGCGCCAGTCGAGGCCGCGCAGGCAGTTTCGGCAGAGGCCGCAAGCGCACCCGGGGACGCGGGCGTCTATAAGCCCAAGAATGCACACGTCGTATTGCAAGGTTATCTCGAACCAAAAGTTGTGGCGCCGGGTGAAAAGGCAAGGCTAGTGATCACGGCCGAGCCGGCCGAGGGATATCACGTTTACGCGCTCGCGGCTCGCGACCCACAGAATATCTCCAAGCCGACGTTGATCGTGTTCCAGGAGACAGCCGGATGGCAAGCCTCGCCGCCGGTAGCGCAAGGGAAACTAGTCGAGAAGCCCTCGCCTGTGACCCCAGGCGAAAAGGAACGCTATTACGAACAGCCGGTAACCTGGATGATTTCGCTTGCGATTCCGCGCGACGCAAAGCCGGGGATCGCTAAGCTGTCAGGGCTGATCGGATTGCAGACTTGCAAAGCGGACCAGTGCGACATGCCGCACGGGGTGCAGTTCGAGGTCGAAGTACCGATCGAGGCGCAGAGCATCGCCGGGAAACTGCCGCTCGTGTTTCGTCCGGCGAAAAGCTACAAGCAGGCGGCCGACGCCGCAGCCGCTATTTCGACGGCGACCGTGGAATCGCCCGCTGGACCAGGTGACGCCTTTAATTTGGAGGAGATCGAGGCCAATACTGAACAGGCCGATACGTCACTGTTTGTGATGCTGGGGGCTGCACTTTTAGGCGGCTTGATTCTGAATTGCATGCCGTGCGTTCTGCCGGTGATCGGCCTTAAGCTGCTTGGCTTCGTAGAGCAGAGCCACCAAAGCCGGCACTCGATCTTTTTGTTGAACGTCTGGTTCACGCTTGGGTTGATGTCGGTATTTGCCGTGCTGGCTTCGCTCGCAGTGTTCCTGAATATGGGCTGGGGCGAACAGTTCACCAAGCCTTGGTTCACGATCGGGATGTCGGGCCTGGTATTCGCCATGGCGCTGAGCTTTCTCGGCGTGTGGGAGATACCAATACCAGGGTTCGTCGGCAGTGGAACCGCCGGTCAGTTGGCAACCCAGGAAGGCGCCGTAGGCGCTTTCGCCAAAGGTGTATTCACCACCCTATTGGCGACGCCTTGTAGCGGACCATTTCTGGGGCCTCTTTTCGGCTTGTTGCTCAGGCAGCCGCCGGCTGTGATCTATGCCATCTTTCTCTGTGTCGGACTTGGCATGGCGAGCCCCTATTTATTAATTGGCGCCTTCCCGCGTTTGATTCACTTTCTGCCAAAGCCAGGCGTGTGGATGGATACGTTCAAACAAGCCATGGCCTTCGTGCTATTGGGAACAGTCGTGTTTCTGTTCATGAGCATCAAGCCAGATTATTTGGTGCCCACATTCGCACTTTTGATCGGTATCTGGCTCGGATGCTGGTGGGCGGGACGCACTCCTTTGACAGCCGAACTCGGCCAGAAGGTTGTCGCCTGGGGCGTCGGCGCCGGAATGGCAACGTTCGTTGGGCTCTTCGCCTTCAATTGGCTAGTGCCCGGTGATGATGTGCTACCGTGGCAGCCCTTCTCGCAAGAGGCGCTCGTCCAGTTGAGCACCGAAGGGAAAACTGTCTTCGTGGATTTTACCGCGGAATGGTGCCTTACTTGCAAAACGAACGAGCGCGTGGCGATTAACACCCGGGCGGTGCGCGAACTGGTCGAAGAGTACCAAATTGTGCCGCTCAAGGCCGATTGGACGGACGGCTCGGCAGAGATCAAGGAGATGCTGCATCTGCTCGGTCGGAACTCGATCCCCGTTTATGCGATTTTTCCGGCGAGCCAGCCCAATAAGCCGATCGTATTCAGTGATCTGGTAACTCAAGGCGAAGTTTTGGAAAAGCTGCGCGAAGCGGGGCCTTCACGGGGGACCGAAGAGCGCACGGCGCTGAAGACGTCGCGGTAG
- a CDS encoding phosphotransferase, which yields MLRFLPAEHAMSDALDYQSVLRFYPADCQPTAVEFLDTAGGLSGTRLWRLTTPRGLLLLRRWPPEHPPRERLEFIQAVLWHAHQEGFDRVPLPLENVAHQGYVSHAGHFWEIAPWLPGASDYHAAPSLTRLRNALTALAKYHQAVSSFPLAESSLCPSPSIGERLEQLRRLLSGELEQLRSLVTTAHDDYQPAAARIVELFPRVAPRVLSELERASAVEVSVVPCLRDVWHENVLFEGDEVSGLIDFGSLRAENVSADVARLLGSMAEDDRSQWRAGFAAYEQVRSLSEVEAMLAGTFDISGVLLGGTNWLTWIYDRRRVFDQPAAVQARLDYFVRRLTHLVESR from the coding sequence GTGCTTCGATTCCTTCCGGCCGAGCATGCGATGTCCGATGCGCTCGACTATCAGTCCGTGCTCCGTTTTTACCCGGCTGACTGTCAGCCGACGGCGGTCGAGTTTCTCGATACGGCCGGAGGATTGAGCGGCACGCGGTTGTGGCGGCTGACGACGCCACGCGGGCTGTTACTATTGCGGCGCTGGCCTCCGGAACATCCGCCGCGCGAGCGTTTGGAATTCATACAGGCCGTACTCTGGCATGCCCACCAGGAGGGCTTCGATCGCGTGCCACTGCCGTTGGAAAACGTCGCACATCAAGGCTACGTTTCGCACGCAGGACATTTCTGGGAAATAGCGCCGTGGCTGCCTGGTGCGTCCGATTATCACGCCGCACCCAGCCTCACAAGGTTGCGAAACGCCCTGACGGCGCTGGCCAAATATCACCAGGCAGTCTCTTCGTTTCCCCTGGCCGAATCATCACTCTGTCCCTCGCCCAGCATAGGCGAGCGTCTCGAACAACTGCGAAGGCTATTGTCCGGAGAGTTGGAGCAACTGCGATCGTTGGTCACGACCGCACATGATGACTATCAACCGGCGGCGGCCCGTATCGTGGAACTCTTCCCGCGGGTGGCCCCGCGCGTATTGTCGGAATTGGAACGGGCCTCGGCTGTAGAGGTATCGGTCGTCCCCTGCCTGCGCGATGTGTGGCACGAGAATGTATTGTTCGAGGGGGACGAGGTCAGCGGTCTGATCGATTTTGGCTCGCTGCGCGCTGAGAATGTCTCGGCCGACGTGGCTCGCCTTTTAGGAAGCATGGCCGAAGACGATCGTAGCCAATGGCGAGCAGGATTCGCGGCTTACGAGCAGGTGCGTTCGTTGTCCGAGGTCGAAGCCATGCTGGCCGGGACCTTTGACATCAGTGGCGTCCTCCTGGGGGGGACGAACTGGCTAACCTGGATTTATGATCGGCGACGTGTCTTCGACCAGCCGGCGGCCGTACAGGCCCGTTTAGATTACTTTGTCAGGCGACTTACGCATTTGGTCGAGAGCCGGTGA
- a CDS encoding DUF1598 domain-containing protein, whose protein sequence is MTLRSVRARVLIVGSVCSAVALAAVSVTATTTTPTTPSTGTSTPSPFAPAGVVVNADGVLRREVYDDQTGMLQRRRIEEAQAALNDKVIARSNLRKVSLTRLENAIQAKLAAGQQPTDEMNCLAGLWRLRYVFLYPDTGDVVIAGPAEGWFRDLSGRVVTLTAARPVLELQDLIVALRAYPPGEDQGPLIGCSIDPTPEGLARMQQFLVQMGGAATPDQTDFIVDGLRTALGLQKVAIRGISPNTHFAQVMVEADYRMKLIGIGLERPPVQITSYVDRANPATVSRNAMQRWYFVPDYKCVRTTEDRDSMELVGDGVKLVGADEVVGAGGQRGKSTATNKASVSFVNGFTKKYPELAARSPVFAQLRNLIDMSVAAAFMQQNHYYQKAKWEMDVFGDEEKLPIETYNAPLEVESAVNSIWKGNQLMTPIGGGVTVRAHQALDTDNMLSSDDEKVEKAHATTSLQDLAEGQWWWD, encoded by the coding sequence ATGACGTTACGCTCTGTGCGAGCTCGCGTCCTTATTGTCGGCTCGGTTTGCTCTGCAGTTGCGCTGGCTGCCGTCTCGGTCACGGCGACTACGACGACGCCCACCACCCCTAGCACGGGCACGTCGACGCCCTCCCCGTTTGCGCCGGCCGGTGTGGTCGTAAATGCCGATGGTGTGTTGCGGCGCGAAGTCTACGATGACCAAACGGGCATGTTGCAGCGTCGCCGCATCGAGGAAGCGCAAGCGGCGCTCAACGACAAGGTCATCGCGCGCAGTAATCTGCGCAAGGTCTCGCTGACACGTCTGGAGAACGCGATTCAAGCCAAGCTGGCAGCCGGACAACAGCCTACGGACGAAATGAACTGTCTGGCTGGTCTATGGCGGCTGCGCTATGTGTTTCTGTATCCCGACACCGGCGATGTCGTGATTGCCGGTCCGGCCGAAGGTTGGTTTCGTGATCTGTCGGGCCGCGTCGTGACGTTGACCGCCGCAAGGCCGGTGCTCGAATTGCAGGACCTCATTGTCGCGCTACGTGCTTATCCGCCAGGCGAGGATCAGGGGCCGCTGATCGGCTGCTCGATCGATCCCACACCTGAAGGGCTGGCCCGTATGCAGCAGTTCTTGGTGCAGATGGGGGGCGCGGCGACACCGGATCAAACCGATTTCATCGTCGACGGCTTGCGCACCGCGCTTGGTTTGCAGAAGGTGGCCATTCGCGGCATCTCGCCGAATACGCATTTCGCCCAGGTCATGGTCGAGGCCGATTACCGCATGAAATTGATCGGCATTGGCCTGGAACGTCCGCCCGTTCAAATCACCAGCTACGTCGACCGGGCTAATCCAGCCACGGTCAGCCGCAATGCGATGCAACGCTGGTACTTCGTCCCCGACTATAAATGCGTCCGCACGACCGAGGACCGCGACTCGATGGAGCTCGTCGGTGATGGCGTGAAGCTCGTGGGAGCCGACGAGGTCGTGGGAGCTGGCGGACAACGCGGCAAGTCGACGGCCACGAACAAGGCCAGCGTCTCGTTCGTCAACGGCTTTACGAAGAAATACCCGGAATTGGCCGCCCGGTCGCCCGTTTTTGCCCAACTGCGGAACCTGATTGATATGTCGGTGGCCGCGGCGTTCATGCAGCAAAATCACTATTACCAAAAGGCGAAATGGGAGATGGACGTCTTCGGCGACGAAGAAAAGCTCCCGATCGAGACCTATAACGCCCCGCTTGAAGTTGAATCCGCCGTGAACAGCATCTGGAAGGGAAATCAGTTGATGACGCCGATCGGCGGCGGAGTAACAGTGAGGGCTCACCAGGCGCTGGATACCGACAATATGCTCTCTAGCGACGACGAGAAGGTCGAAAAGGCGCACGCGACCACCAGCCTGCAGGACCTGGCCGAAGGTCAGTGGTGGTGGGACTAG